In Candidatus Roseilinea sp., one DNA window encodes the following:
- the nadK gene encoding NAD kinase, translating into MIQAVGVLDHPKLPATAEVADEIGVALREWGVLSYRAKTWDTAALEAIIPKVDLIVVLGGDGSTLRAARVAAPHDVPVASVNMGRLGFLAEMTPANWREALPRMIKGDYWTEERIMIRAEAYRNGAMLSGHEALNDVVVSRGTLARIVRTETYVDGSRLTTYACDGLIVATPTGSTAYALAAGGPILPPTLQNFVLVPIAPHLSLDKPVVLSQGSTVEIVVHTDHQAILTADGQLETTLKDGDRVVVRASEHVARFARVQPPSYFYRTLMARLKGEGCD; encoded by the coding sequence ATGATCCAGGCAGTGGGCGTCCTCGATCACCCCAAGCTGCCGGCGACCGCCGAGGTGGCCGACGAAATCGGCGTGGCGCTGCGCGAATGGGGTGTGCTGTCCTATCGCGCCAAGACGTGGGACACGGCAGCGCTGGAAGCGATCATCCCCAAGGTGGATTTGATCGTGGTGCTGGGTGGCGATGGCAGCACGCTGCGCGCCGCTCGCGTGGCTGCACCGCACGACGTGCCGGTCGCCTCGGTCAACATGGGCCGGCTGGGCTTCCTCGCGGAGATGACGCCGGCCAACTGGCGCGAGGCGCTGCCGCGCATGATCAAGGGCGATTACTGGACGGAGGAGCGCATCATGATCCGCGCCGAGGCGTATCGCAACGGCGCAATGCTGAGCGGGCACGAAGCGTTGAACGATGTAGTCGTCAGCCGCGGCACATTGGCGCGCATCGTACGCACCGAGACCTACGTGGACGGCAGCCGGCTGACGACTTACGCCTGCGATGGCTTGATCGTCGCCACGCCGACCGGCAGCACCGCCTACGCGCTGGCGGCCGGCGGGCCGATCCTGCCGCCGACGCTGCAAAACTTCGTGCTCGTGCCGATTGCGCCACACCTCAGCTTGGACAAGCCGGTCGTGCTGTCGCAAGGCTCCACTGTCGAGATCGTCGTCCACACCGATCACCAAGCTATCCTGACCGCCGACGGCCAGCTCGAGACCACGCTCAAGGACGGCGACCGCGTGGTGGTGCGCGCCAGCGAGCATGTGGCCAGGTTCGCGCGCGTGCAGCCGCCATCGTATTTCTACCGCACCTTGATGGCGCGCCTGAAAGGTGAGGGATGTGATTGA
- a CDS encoding glutamine amidotransferase: protein MRLKDKRIAFFVEEGFEDLEFWAVYMRLREEGAHVTVVAPKAGATFRSKSGGLTATSEAAADATAADDVDALVVPGGWAPDKLRRYESVKRLVRDAYAQGKIIGMICHAGWVGISAGIVKGHRATGSVAIKDDLENAGATWVDAPAFRDGNLVWGRVVADIPDFNRELVKAIEGG from the coding sequence ATGAGACTGAAGGACAAACGCATTGCTTTCTTCGTCGAAGAGGGATTCGAGGATTTGGAGTTCTGGGCTGTTTACATGCGCTTGCGCGAAGAGGGCGCACACGTCACGGTCGTTGCGCCGAAGGCAGGGGCCACCTTTCGCAGCAAGAGCGGCGGCCTGACCGCAACGAGCGAAGCTGCCGCAGACGCGACTGCCGCAGACGATGTAGATGCGCTCGTCGTGCCGGGCGGATGGGCGCCCGACAAGCTGCGCCGCTATGAGAGCGTAAAGCGATTGGTGCGCGATGCATACGCGCAGGGCAAGATCATCGGCATGATCTGCCACGCCGGATGGGTCGGCATCAGCGCGGGCATCGTCAAAGGACATCGCGCCACCGGCAGCGTTGCCATCAAGGACGACCTGGAGAACGCCGGCGCGACCTGGGTGGATGCGCCGGCCTTTCGCGATGGCAACCTCGTGTGGGGGCGCGTCGTCGCCGACATCCCCGATTTCAACCGCGAGTTGGTCAAGGCGATCGAGGGCGGGTGA
- a CDS encoding peptidase S41 produces the protein MTHARIKTLLVLILALTCSVAPAGIASAQSSSPFADPPQPFKLDRARQVFMRTWQFIRDHYADPNFNGLDWEAIYAEYEPKVRAAQTPREFYGLMVEMVGRLNDGHSTFLPPQQAGALQSYRLGSGAASVTGLAASLRKMPDHSLLVLQVIPNSKAEATLKPGDRIVAIEGVRLDREDRTHLLFGREGVVRITVQPPNGAPREVPIERETYSTSLIPPPVVARRLPGDIGYLAIYDFLSFTTAMRAREALLQLLRSGRLNGLIVDVRANDGGIIGQMVDVLALLIDGGSAGGYVSRVGEVDAYVIPRGRTIRALDGVPVVVLAGPGTNSSGDIFAAVMQASGRARVVGMPTPGNVEMLQALRLPDGSVLWVAVKHYRDPNGRMLEGQGVQPDRLVNAEWWRYALEDDPQVKTAIALLAQPW, from the coding sequence ATGACCCACGCTCGTATCAAAACGCTCCTCGTACTCATCCTCGCGCTCACTTGTTCGGTTGCGCCCGCCGGCATCGCGTCGGCGCAATCGTCGTCGCCCTTCGCCGATCCGCCGCAGCCGTTCAAGCTCGACCGCGCCCGGCAGGTGTTCATGCGCACCTGGCAGTTCATCCGCGATCATTACGCCGATCCCAATTTCAACGGCCTGGACTGGGAGGCCATCTACGCGGAGTACGAGCCGAAGGTGCGCGCGGCGCAGACCCCGCGGGAGTTCTACGGCCTGATGGTGGAGATGGTGGGCCGGTTGAACGACGGGCACTCCACCTTCTTGCCGCCACAACAGGCCGGCGCGCTGCAGAGCTATCGCCTGGGCAGTGGCGCGGCCTCGGTTACCGGCCTGGCCGCCAGCTTGCGCAAGATGCCGGATCACAGCCTGCTGGTGTTGCAGGTGATCCCCAACTCGAAAGCCGAAGCGACGCTCAAGCCGGGCGACCGCATCGTGGCGATCGAGGGCGTCCGGCTGGATCGCGAAGATCGCACGCATCTGCTCTTTGGCCGCGAGGGCGTTGTGCGCATCACCGTGCAGCCGCCCAACGGCGCGCCGCGCGAAGTGCCCATCGAACGCGAGACCTACTCGACCTCGCTTATTCCGCCGCCGGTGGTCGCCCGCCGCCTGCCCGGCGACATCGGCTATCTCGCCATCTACGATTTCCTATCGTTCACCACGGCAATGCGGGCGCGCGAGGCGCTGTTGCAGTTGCTGCGCAGCGGCCGGTTGAACGGCCTGATCGTGGATGTGCGCGCCAACGACGGCGGCATCATCGGGCAGATGGTGGACGTGCTCGCGCTGCTGATTGACGGCGGCTCGGCCGGTGGCTATGTCAGCCGCGTGGGCGAGGTGGATGCCTATGTCATCCCACGTGGCAGGACGATCCGCGCGTTGGACGGCGTGCCGGTGGTGGTGCTGGCCGGCCCGGGCACGAACAGTTCCGGCGACATCTTCGCTGCCGTGATGCAGGCAAGCGGCCGGGCGCGCGTGGTGGGTATGCCCACGCCCGGCAACGTCGAGATGTTGCAGGCGCTGCGTCTGCCGGATGGCTCGGTACTGTGGGTGGCTGTGAAGCACTATCGCGACCCGAACGGCCGTATGCTGGAAGGCCAGGGCGTGCAGCCCGACCGCCTGGTGAATGCCGAATGGTGGCGCTACGCGCTGGAGGATGATCCGCAGGTGAAGACGGCGATCGCCTTACTGGCGCAGCCATGGTAG
- the hisS gene encoding histidine--tRNA ligase, with protein sequence MPIVTPKPMSGFPELLPEQQLVFNRCLDVVRRTFERYGFTPIETPAVERKEVLTSKGGNEKEIYALSRLSAGPGESAETEFALHFDLTVPLARYVAQHKDKLTFPFRRYQIQKVWRGERPQSGRYRELYQCDIDVIGRGSVSLMTDAEIPSVIYHVFREMDIGRFIVRINNRRLLQGFFDAAGAPAERKLEVLRTVDALEKIGRDAVAHALVNKVGLSETTTGRILDFLDSSRGRPADDVLHTLQSQIESGQVNNEDFSRGVHELKTVVEGMRSFGVPDDSFEVDLSIARGLDYYTGTVYETRLVAHPDLGSICSGGRYDDLASYFTNEKLPGVGISIGLSRLVLRLLEAGVLKPGPATPALVLVTTMDPAHMQDYLRIGAELRARGIATEVYLEKARLGDQLKYASRKGFRFAVIAGETEFTAGQVKVKNLATASEQALPRGEVAAALAEMMHA encoded by the coding sequence ATGCCAATCGTCACCCCCAAACCGATGAGCGGATTCCCCGAGCTGCTGCCGGAACAGCAACTCGTGTTCAACCGCTGCTTGGACGTCGTCCGCCGCACCTTCGAGCGCTACGGCTTCACGCCGATCGAGACGCCGGCTGTGGAGCGCAAAGAGGTGCTCACCTCGAAGGGCGGCAACGAGAAGGAGATCTACGCGCTCTCGCGCTTGTCCGCCGGGCCGGGCGAAAGCGCCGAGACGGAGTTCGCCCTGCACTTCGACCTGACCGTTCCGCTGGCACGCTATGTGGCTCAGCACAAAGACAAGCTGACCTTCCCCTTCCGGCGCTATCAGATTCAGAAGGTGTGGCGCGGCGAGCGACCGCAATCCGGCCGCTACCGCGAGCTGTATCAGTGCGACATTGACGTGATCGGCCGCGGCTCGGTCAGCCTGATGACCGACGCCGAAATTCCAAGCGTGATCTACCACGTCTTCCGCGAGATGGACATCGGTCGGTTCATCGTGCGCATCAACAACCGCCGGCTGCTGCAGGGGTTCTTCGACGCTGCCGGCGCACCGGCAGAGCGCAAGCTCGAAGTGTTGCGCACGGTGGACGCCCTGGAGAAGATCGGGCGCGACGCCGTGGCGCACGCGTTGGTCAACAAGGTTGGTCTGAGCGAGACAACGACCGGCCGCATCCTCGACTTCCTCGACAGCAGCCGAGGCCGGCCGGCCGATGACGTGCTGCACACCCTGCAGTCACAAATCGAAAGCGGGCAAGTCAACAACGAGGACTTCTCGCGCGGCGTGCATGAGCTGAAAACCGTGGTCGAGGGCATGCGCAGCTTCGGCGTGCCGGACGACTCCTTCGAAGTTGACCTGAGCATTGCGCGCGGGCTGGACTATTACACCGGCACGGTCTACGAGACGCGCCTGGTCGCGCACCCCGACCTGGGCAGCATCTGTTCGGGCGGGCGCTACGACGACCTGGCCAGTTACTTCACCAACGAGAAGCTGCCCGGCGTCGGCATCTCGATCGGCCTGAGTCGGCTGGTGCTGCGCCTGCTAGAGGCCGGCGTGTTGAAGCCCGGCCCCGCGACGCCGGCGCTCGTGTTGGTCACGACGATGGACCCGGCGCACATGCAGGACTACCTGCGGATCGGCGCCGAGCTGCGCGCGCGCGGCATCGCCACCGAGGTGTATCTGGAGAAGGCCCGGCTGGGCGACCAGTTGAAGTATGCCAGTCGCAAAGGATTCCGTTTCGCGGTGATCGCAGGCGAAACGGAGTTCACCGCCGGTCAGGTGAAGGTCAAGAATCTGGCTACAGCCAGCGAACAGGCGCTGCCCCGCGGCGAAGTTGCAGCAGCGCTGGCCGAGATGATGCACGCATGA
- a CDS encoding peptidase M50: MDASEIYAAGATPNRLPNGDEALILLRARVAEVMAIEETQELAAGQAIAFKGRLRIGAQEAFERLKARFADLGYVPLLRESDSDERQEVMAIKGSLQALLAQRPWLNLLLFLATAVTTTIFGGMFAASLTPGGDLSLRSILASGVPFSFTLLAILAVHEFGHYVQARRHGMPVTLPYFIPVPLPGTLGTFGAFIQMRGAVENRRALFDVGIGGPIAGLLVAVPLFVVGLVAATLTNDPPPPTRSYLITLLIALFRSEAMDYGVILNPVLLAARFGLVVTALNLLPVGQLDGGHIAYAALGRQWARRVGLATIAIMAVLGLTVSPTWLIWMAFAMFSGFNHAQPLNDITPLDLRRNVAFVGTFILFLSIFTLRPF; this comes from the coding sequence ATGGACGCTTCCGAAATCTATGCGGCCGGCGCAACGCCGAATCGGCTGCCGAACGGCGATGAGGCGCTGATATTGCTACGCGCGCGGGTGGCCGAGGTGATGGCCATCGAGGAGACGCAAGAGCTGGCCGCCGGTCAGGCTATCGCTTTCAAAGGCCGGCTGCGCATCGGTGCGCAGGAAGCGTTCGAGCGGCTCAAAGCGCGCTTCGCCGACCTGGGCTACGTGCCGCTGCTGCGCGAGAGCGACTCGGACGAGCGCCAGGAGGTGATGGCGATCAAGGGCAGCTTGCAAGCGCTCTTGGCCCAGCGGCCGTGGTTGAACCTGCTGCTGTTCCTGGCGACGGCGGTGACCACCACGATCTTCGGCGGTATGTTCGCGGCATCGCTCACGCCGGGAGGTGACCTGTCGTTGCGTTCGATTCTGGCGAGTGGTGTCCCCTTCTCATTCACCTTGTTGGCCATTCTGGCCGTACACGAGTTCGGGCACTACGTGCAGGCCCGGCGGCACGGCATGCCAGTCACGCTGCCCTATTTCATCCCGGTGCCGCTGCCCGGCACGCTGGGCACGTTCGGGGCATTCATCCAGATGCGCGGCGCGGTGGAGAACCGGCGCGCGCTGTTCGACGTCGGCATTGGTGGGCCGATTGCCGGCTTGCTGGTCGCCGTGCCGCTGTTCGTGGTGGGCTTGGTCGCGGCGACGCTGACCAACGATCCGCCACCGCCCACGCGCTCTTATTTGATCACGCTGTTGATCGCGCTGTTCCGGTCAGAGGCGATGGACTACGGCGTCATTCTGAATCCGGTGCTGTTGGCGGCGCGCTTCGGCCTGGTGGTCACCGCGTTGAACCTGCTGCCGGTGGGCCAGCTCGACGGCGGCCACATCGCCTATGCCGCGCTGGGCCGCCAATGGGCGCGCAGGGTTGGTCTGGCGACGATCGCGATCATGGCCGTGCTCGGCCTGACCGTGTCGCCGACCTGGCTGATCTGGATGGCCTTTGCGATGTTCAGCGGCTTCAACCACGCCCAGCCGCTGAACGACATCACGCCGCTCGATCTGCGGCGCAACGTCGCCTTCGTCGGCACGTTCATCCTGTTCCTCTCGATCTTCACGCTTCGGCCGTTTTGA
- a CDS encoding peptidase M20 — translation MHPLIAYLNAQLPAMTELLTRIVRVESFSADKAGVDEVGRLIAHELRSRGAEVTVFPQTQTGDHVLGVFNRGAGSPITMILHMDTVHPRGSFAARYRIEDGKMYGPGVFDMKASHVIALYAVQALQALGQMPNREIRMLFTGDEEIGSFTSEALIVAQARDAQLVMIMEPALADGRLKSSRRGVGNFTVVAHGRASHAGGGHERGINAIQEMAHHILTIQALTDYRRGIATTVSEIKGGIAHNVVPDRCEIHIDARANAQADADWLTSQIYGLRPVLPGARLEISGKFERPPMECNAERLAIFERMKQIVAPILTLEHGPSGAGSDAAFTAPIAPTMDGLGAVGDGLHAVDEHIILSSLVERAAMNALILQAW, via the coding sequence ATGCACCCACTCATCGCTTACCTGAACGCGCAGCTTCCGGCGATGACGGAGCTGCTGACCCGCATCGTGCGTGTCGAATCGTTTAGTGCCGACAAGGCCGGCGTGGACGAAGTCGGCCGGCTGATCGCGCATGAGCTGCGGTCGCGCGGCGCCGAAGTGACCGTCTTCCCGCAAACCCAGACCGGCGACCACGTGCTGGGTGTCTTCAACCGCGGCGCAGGATCGCCCATCACCATGATCCTACACATGGACACCGTGCATCCGCGCGGGTCGTTTGCTGCGCGCTACAGGATCGAAGACGGAAAGATGTATGGCCCCGGCGTATTCGACATGAAGGCCAGCCACGTCATTGCGCTCTATGCCGTGCAAGCGTTGCAGGCGCTAGGCCAGATGCCCAACCGCGAGATCCGCATGCTGTTTACCGGCGACGAAGAGATCGGCAGCTTTACCTCCGAAGCGCTGATCGTAGCGCAGGCGCGTGACGCGCAGTTGGTCATGATCATGGAGCCGGCGTTGGCCGACGGCCGGCTGAAGTCGTCGCGGCGCGGCGTAGGTAACTTCACCGTCGTCGCACACGGGCGCGCCTCGCACGCCGGCGGCGGCCACGAACGCGGCATCAACGCCATTCAGGAGATGGCACACCACATCCTCACCATCCAGGCCCTCACCGACTACCGGCGCGGGATCGCGACCACGGTGAGCGAGATCAAAGGCGGGATCGCCCACAATGTGGTGCCCGACCGCTGCGAGATTCACATAGACGCGCGCGCCAACGCCCAGGCCGACGCCGACTGGCTGACGAGCCAGATTTACGGTTTGCGACCGGTTCTGCCCGGCGCACGGCTGGAGATCAGCGGCAAGTTCGAGCGCCCACCGATGGAATGCAACGCCGAGCGCCTGGCCATCTTTGAGCGCATGAAACAGATCGTCGCGCCGATCCTAACGCTGGAACACGGGCCGAGCGGCGCCGGCAGCGACGCTGCCTTCACCGCGCCGATTGCGCCGACGATGGATGGCCTCGGCGCAGTGGGCGACGGCTTGCACGCCGTGGACGAGCACATCATCCTGTCGTCGCTCGTCGAGCGCGCGGCGATGAACGCGCTGATTTTGCAAGCTTGGTGA